A stretch of Actinomycetes bacterium DNA encodes these proteins:
- a CDS encoding acyl-CoA dehydrogenase, translating into MDFSYSEADEAFRTELTDWLDENLPKFLAEWSEDDTPGDSAPDAGAGDEPEDGVAGAGSTGVMSQMERRRAWQRKLNEGRWAAISWPEEWGGRDATVAQNVIYSETMARYRTPGIYNTNGLWQIGPMVIRWGTEEQKQRWIPNILNADEHWCQGFSEPEAGSDLANLRTTAVLDGDHYVLNGEKTWTSSAHIARWGLFLVRTDPDAIAEGRKHDGITALIIDLEAPGITITPIRDIAGEEMFCSVVFDDAKVPVDYRLGGEGEGWLVAMGTLGSERVGTAGLAIGMRSDLDAMVNLAASVNPDALRDPAMRERIADAHTRIEYTKLLNYRALSKILRNEKNWPEVPLAKLQWSYLAQTLAELAMDLLGPEALYAKGADDAIDGGAWNRLYVFQRYTSIGAGTTEVQKNIIADKAIKMPRK; encoded by the coding sequence ATGGACTTCTCCTACTCCGAGGCCGATGAGGCGTTCCGCACGGAGCTGACCGACTGGCTGGATGAGAACCTGCCGAAGTTCCTCGCCGAATGGTCCGAGGACGACACGCCGGGCGACTCCGCCCCGGATGCAGGAGCAGGCGACGAACCCGAAGACGGAGTGGCTGGAGCTGGCAGCACCGGCGTCATGAGCCAGATGGAGCGTCGCAGGGCGTGGCAGCGCAAGCTCAACGAAGGCCGCTGGGCCGCGATCTCATGGCCCGAGGAATGGGGCGGCCGCGACGCCACGGTCGCCCAGAACGTCATCTACTCCGAGACGATGGCCCGCTACCGCACCCCCGGCATCTACAACACCAACGGGCTTTGGCAGATCGGCCCGATGGTCATCCGCTGGGGCACCGAGGAACAGAAGCAGCGCTGGATCCCCAACATCCTCAACGCCGACGAGCACTGGTGCCAGGGGTTCTCCGAGCCCGAAGCCGGATCCGACCTCGCGAACCTGCGCACGACCGCCGTGCTCGACGGCGACCACTACGTGCTCAACGGCGAGAAGACCTGGACCTCCTCGGCGCACATCGCAAGGTGGGGTCTGTTCCTCGTACGCACAGACCCTGACGCAATCGCCGAAGGGCGCAAGCACGACGGCATCACCGCACTGATCATCGACCTCGAGGCACCGGGCATCACCATCACGCCGATCCGCGACATCGCGGGCGAGGAGATGTTCTGCTCCGTTGTGTTCGACGACGCGAAGGTGCCGGTCGACTACCGCCTCGGCGGCGAGGGCGAGGGCTGGCTGGTCGCCATGGGCACGCTCGGCTCCGAGCGGGTCGGCACCGCAGGACTCGCCATCGGGATGCGCTCCGATCTCGACGCCATGGTCAACCTCGCCGCCTCGGTCAACCCCGATGCGCTGCGCGACCCCGCGATGCGAGAGCGGATCGCCGATGCCCACACGCGGATCGAGTACACCAAGCTGCTCAACTACCGGGCGCTGTCGAAGATCCTGCGCAACGAGAAGAACTGGCCCGAGGTTCCACTCGCGAAGCTGCAGTGGAGCTACCTCGCCCAGACGCTTGCCGAGCTCGCGATGGACCTTCTCGGGCCCGAGGCCCTCTATGCGAAGGGTGCCGACGACGCAATCGACGGAGGAGCCTGGAACCGGCTGTACGTATTCCAGCGCTACACGTCGATCGGAGCAGGCACCACCGAAGTGCAGAAGAACATCATCGCCGACAAGGCGATCAAGATGCCCCGCAAGTAA
- a CDS encoding APC family permease produces MPGTDTARGGSPTRVIGPIGLTFVAVGGVVGSGWLFGPLFAAKVAGPAAMIAWILGGIMVLIAALPFAEVAAMLPVVGGLGRLPQFSHGAVVGMFIGWVAWIGYVTAAPIEVQALLEYASNEDAFKWLFNEGGGTGSNPLSIGGMAVAFALLGVFTLINAWGAKLFNQINTPLTWFKIIVPVAAAIALLTRFQSSNLTDFGFAPNGISGIFAAISTGGVVFSFLGFRHALDLAGEARRPQVTVPVALTVSLVICIAMFALVQLAFLGAVPPDALSDGWDNLSLPGVNGPMTAVLTAVGLTAMANLVLADAVAGPLGAGLVASASTARLSVAVSKDGLFPAWVQRFSHRGVPLHALVMNMVVGMVTLLVFRNGWQEILTFNTGAIVLSFCAGPVTLVALRHQVPDRERPFRLSHPVLVGVVAFVIVGLIVHWTGWDTLRRLSIPIVLGGVLFAWRGFRARGTGKQYEIRQAAWLAPWFLGLFLISWMGSFGEGRDWLSPMWGSLATAALAVAVFPLAVKLRLPSHRTATYIDEDAPEVGIPVEPT; encoded by the coding sequence GTGCCCGGCACCGATACCGCCCGAGGGGGTTCGCCAACCCGCGTAATCGGCCCGATCGGCTTGACCTTCGTCGCGGTAGGCGGCGTGGTCGGCTCCGGATGGCTCTTCGGACCACTGTTCGCTGCAAAGGTGGCCGGACCGGCGGCGATGATCGCCTGGATCCTGGGCGGGATCATGGTGCTCATCGCTGCCCTGCCCTTCGCCGAGGTTGCGGCGATGCTGCCGGTGGTGGGCGGGTTGGGACGCCTGCCGCAGTTCTCCCATGGCGCGGTGGTCGGCATGTTCATCGGTTGGGTCGCGTGGATCGGCTACGTGACCGCGGCACCCATCGAGGTGCAAGCCCTGCTCGAATACGCGAGCAACGAAGATGCATTCAAGTGGCTGTTCAACGAGGGAGGAGGCACCGGCAGCAACCCACTGAGCATCGGTGGCATGGCCGTGGCGTTCGCCCTGCTCGGGGTCTTCACGCTGATCAACGCGTGGGGGGCCAAGCTGTTCAACCAGATCAACACGCCCCTCACCTGGTTCAAGATCATCGTGCCGGTCGCGGCGGCAATCGCTCTGCTCACCAGGTTCCAGTCATCCAACCTGACCGACTTCGGGTTCGCCCCCAACGGGATCTCCGGGATCTTCGCCGCCATTTCCACCGGCGGCGTGGTGTTCTCGTTCCTCGGATTCCGCCACGCGCTCGACCTCGCCGGTGAGGCCCGCCGACCGCAGGTGACCGTGCCGGTAGCGCTCACGGTCAGCCTGGTGATCTGCATAGCGATGTTCGCTCTGGTGCAGTTGGCCTTCCTCGGAGCGGTCCCGCCGGACGCGCTTTCAGATGGCTGGGACAACCTGTCACTGCCGGGCGTGAACGGTCCCATGACCGCCGTGCTCACCGCGGTCGGGCTCACCGCCATGGCCAACCTGGTGCTCGCCGATGCGGTGGCCGGACCACTCGGCGCCGGCCTGGTGGCCTCTGCCTCCACCGCCCGCCTTTCGGTGGCGGTGAGCAAGGACGGACTCTTCCCTGCCTGGGTGCAGCGCTTCTCCCACCGCGGGGTGCCACTGCATGCACTCGTGATGAACATGGTTGTCGGCATGGTCACGCTGCTCGTGTTCCGCAACGGCTGGCAGGAGATCCTCACCTTCAACACCGGGGCCATCGTCCTGTCGTTCTGCGCCGGCCCGGTCACGCTGGTGGCGCTGCGACACCAGGTGCCCGACCGCGAGCGGCCTTTCCGGCTCTCGCACCCCGTGCTGGTCGGCGTGGTGGCCTTCGTGATTGTCGGGCTGATCGTGCACTGGACCGGCTGGGACACCCTGCGCCGGCTGTCGATTCCGATCGTGCTCGGAGGAGTGCTCTTCGCATGGCGGGGGTTCCGGGCCCGGGGCACCGGCAAGCAGTACGAGATCCGTCAGGCGGCCTGGCTGGCTCCGTGGTTCCTCGGCTTGTTCCTGATCTCCTGGATGGGGAGTTTCGGCGAGGGACGCGACTGGTTGTCACCCATGTGGGGGTCGCTCGCAACCGCTGCACTCGCCGTTGCCGTTTTCCCACTTGCAGTGAAACTGCGTCTGCCCTCGCACCGCACGGCGACATACATCGACGAGGACGCCCCGGAGGTGGGCATTCCGGTCGAGCCGACGTGA
- a CDS encoding alcohol dehydrogenase catalytic domain-containing protein — MKALQFMGPTGPEPWPTPIGPDEPPLMANLATTPMALVDLPDPEVLGADWVVVRNRLTGICGSDIKQVLMDFDGAADNMMTAFISFPQVLGHEVVGTLDSVGSAVDGLEVGQRVVLYPNIGCRARGIAHLCVACAAGDFSLCENWWEGDLEPGIHSGNSVDATGGFADLVPAHRSMVHPVPDGIPDEVAVLADPWSVSFHAITRNPPRRGSRVVVYGAGALGTTATAILTQLYECEVAVVARWPVQAELAAGRGAHVVTGGPDDALAVVEQLADWSGATLRVPWEGLPVAYPGTIDTVYDTVGSPLSVEVSMRLLATRGTLVQLGVGAPGRFEWTPWYFKELRLVGSNAFGRETFEGATRHAYDHFFDLLAERRIEVDGMLTHTWRLSEWREAFTAIVHGRDTGTLKVAFDFR, encoded by the coding sequence ATGAAGGCACTGCAGTTCATGGGTCCGACCGGGCCGGAGCCCTGGCCCACGCCGATCGGGCCCGACGAGCCGCCGCTGATGGCCAACCTTGCCACAACTCCGATGGCGCTGGTCGACCTGCCCGATCCCGAAGTGCTGGGCGCTGACTGGGTCGTCGTGCGCAACCGCCTCACGGGCATCTGCGGGTCCGACATCAAGCAGGTGTTGATGGACTTCGATGGCGCAGCGGACAACATGATGACGGCGTTCATCTCCTTCCCGCAGGTACTGGGCCACGAGGTGGTGGGCACGCTCGATAGCGTCGGTTCAGCGGTCGACGGCCTCGAAGTCGGCCAGCGGGTCGTGCTGTACCCCAACATCGGTTGTCGGGCTCGCGGGATCGCGCATCTGTGTGTGGCTTGTGCCGCCGGCGACTTCTCGCTCTGTGAGAACTGGTGGGAAGGCGACCTCGAACCCGGCATCCACTCGGGAAACTCCGTCGACGCGACCGGCGGGTTCGCCGATCTCGTCCCGGCGCACCGCTCGATGGTGCACCCGGTGCCAGACGGAATCCCCGACGAGGTCGCGGTGCTGGCAGACCCGTGGTCGGTGAGCTTCCACGCCATCACCCGCAACCCGCCGCGCCGCGGTTCGCGGGTCGTCGTCTACGGGGCGGGTGCGCTGGGCACGACGGCCACAGCGATCCTCACCCAGCTGTACGAGTGCGAGGTCGCCGTGGTTGCCCGCTGGCCGGTGCAAGCCGAACTGGCTGCCGGCCGGGGCGCACACGTCGTCACCGGAGGCCCCGACGACGCACTCGCCGTGGTGGAACAGCTGGCCGACTGGTCCGGAGCCACGCTGAGGGTGCCGTGGGAAGGGCTTCCCGTCGCCTATCCGGGCACCATCGACACCGTCTACGACACTGTCGGCTCTCCACTGAGCGTGGAAGTGTCCATGCGACTCCTCGCCACACGGGGCACGCTCGTGCAGCTGGGCGTGGGCGCACCGGGCCGGTTCGAGTGGACACCGTGGTACTTCAAGGAACTGCGCCTCGTGGGGTCCAACGCCTTCGGCAGGGAGACGTTCGAGGGCGCCACCAGGCACGCATACGACCACTTCTTCGACCTGCTGGCGGAAAGACGCATCGAAGTGGACGGCATGCTCACCCATACATGGCGCCTGAGCGAGTGGCGCGAGGCCTTCACGGCCATCGTCCACGGACGTGACACCGGCACCCTCAAGGTCGCTTTCGACTTCCGCTGA
- a CDS encoding NAD(P)-binding domain-containing protein yields MAILYESDADISALDGLSVAIVGYGNQGRSWALNLRDSGGEPRVCVRADESAEAARVDGFEAAPLEDAASADVVCLLVPDDAIPALAIDYKPAQTVVVASGYTLAFDRLTVPGDAVMIAPRMLGSEVRECYLDGSGFITAIGVEQDITGAASARMLALAAAIGGLRRGGIEMTPTQEAVLDLSVEQLLSPVLTHVNQAFVTVMIEQGIPLEAILCELYLSGEVERNYRLLREEGFVAQLDRHSPTSQYGQLSRRGRYDDLDVAEVMRALVGEITSGSFADEWDGERDSGHRCLAALRDVHASADQADFETSVRESFEPPAG; encoded by the coding sequence ATGGCGATCCTGTACGAATCAGACGCGGACATATCGGCGCTGGACGGGTTGTCCGTCGCGATCGTGGGCTACGGCAACCAGGGACGCAGCTGGGCGCTGAACCTGCGCGACAGCGGCGGCGAGCCGAGGGTGTGCGTGCGCGCCGACGAGTCGGCGGAGGCGGCGCGGGTCGACGGCTTCGAGGCCGCACCGCTCGAGGATGCGGCGAGCGCCGACGTCGTCTGCCTGTTGGTGCCTGACGACGCGATCCCCGCGCTTGCTATCGACTACAAGCCCGCGCAGACCGTCGTGGTGGCGTCTGGCTACACGCTCGCGTTCGACCGGCTCACGGTGCCGGGTGATGCAGTCATGATCGCTCCGCGCATGCTCGGCTCCGAGGTACGCGAGTGCTACCTGGACGGGTCCGGTTTCATCACCGCCATCGGGGTGGAGCAGGACATCACCGGCGCGGCGTCGGCGCGAATGCTCGCCCTGGCGGCTGCCATCGGCGGGCTCAGGCGAGGTGGCATCGAGATGACCCCCACCCAGGAGGCCGTGCTCGACCTCTCGGTGGAGCAGCTGCTTTCGCCCGTGCTCACCCACGTCAACCAGGCGTTCGTGACGGTCATGATCGAACAGGGGATCCCGCTCGAGGCCATCCTGTGCGAGCTGTACCTCTCCGGTGAGGTCGAGCGGAACTACCGGTTGCTGCGCGAGGAGGGGTTCGTCGCCCAGCTCGACCGGCACTCGCCGACGTCCCAGTACGGCCAGTTGTCGCGCAGAGGGCGCTACGACGACCTCGATGTGGCCGAAGTGATGCGTGCCCTCGTGGGTGAGATCACGTCGGGCTCGTTCGCGGACGAATGGGATGGGGAGCGCGATTCCGGCCACCGTTGCCTTGCCGCGCTGCGCGATGTGCATGCCTCCGCCGACCAGGCGGACTTCGAGACCTCGGTGCGCGAGTCCTTCGAGCCTCCGGCCGGGTAG
- a CDS encoding two pore domain potassium channel family protein, whose product MADPEPEPEGLHRSLKPVLWVTLFVVAVTPFLSTGVLERSVSSILVAGMAIMALRRSNARRSLVIGGQLAVAAAILVAIVAREVGTDEDWMSTLALSLICVLLLVTPIVVVLRLGARPRITVDTVAGALAAYLQIGVFFSALYQLVQQVSDDPFFSQAGVASSMDFQFFSFVTLTTLGYGDLTPAPEIGQMLAILEAVIGQVFLVTVLGLAVGRLGTAMPRRGGGAEPQQAPR is encoded by the coding sequence ATGGCCGATCCGGAGCCAGAGCCAGAGGGCCTCCACCGCTCACTGAAGCCGGTGCTGTGGGTAACCCTGTTCGTCGTTGCCGTCACTCCGTTCCTGTCAACGGGTGTGCTCGAACGTTCTGTGTCTTCGATTCTGGTAGCGGGCATGGCGATCATGGCACTCCGCCGAAGCAATGCCCGGCGCTCGCTGGTCATCGGGGGTCAACTCGCGGTCGCCGCGGCGATCCTGGTGGCGATCGTCGCCCGTGAGGTCGGAACGGACGAGGACTGGATGTCAACCCTCGCCCTCTCGCTCATCTGCGTACTGCTGCTCGTGACCCCGATCGTGGTTGTCCTTCGGCTCGGAGCCCGACCACGGATCACCGTGGACACGGTCGCGGGCGCGCTCGCGGCCTACCTGCAAATCGGCGTGTTCTTCTCAGCGCTGTACCAGCTGGTTCAGCAAGTCTCCGACGATCCCTTCTTCAGCCAGGCCGGGGTCGCATCGTCCATGGACTTCCAGTTCTTCAGCTTCGTGACTCTCACCACGCTGGGCTACGGCGACCTGACCCCTGCCCCCGAGATCGGCCAGATGCTGGCGATACTCGAGGCAGTGATCGGGCAGGTCTTCCTGGTGACGGTCCTGGGCCTGGCCGTGGGCCGCCTCGGCACCGCCATGCCGCGGCGCGGAGGTGGAGCCGAACCTCAGCAAGCGCCGAGGTAG
- a CDS encoding CoA transferase, producing the protein MNPEHDPQGATGAGPLAGLRVLDLGTRVAAPFCAGLLGEMGADVIKIEQPGTGDFMRGIGPFVDSTEGDYSLFWAVEGRGRRSVALDLRHAEGQAVFRQLARQCDVVVENFRPGTLERWNIGPASLADHLVVVRISAFGQDGPNSQRPGLDRLGIGYGGLLSLTGEPDRPPVRPGVTVSDYLTGSFAAQAATAALYRRDNRRTGTGTGAVVDACLYASVLRILEWTIAAYDRLGTVREREGNRLGTSAPLDNYLCADGRYVCLVAGSDANFTRLCNAMGRSDLLDDPRFTTLADRARHSDEINGIVADWAAQLTGAEVEHRAIEHDVPVATAYSAADIAADEHMADRGDLVSVDDPVAGPVRQQAPATRFVGESRPAPTGAPRLGEHTLEVLTSIAGISNAEVSELLRAGTAQQWGPPDRP; encoded by the coding sequence GTGAACCCCGAACACGACCCGCAGGGCGCGACCGGAGCCGGTCCCCTCGCCGGACTGCGCGTGCTCGACCTGGGCACCCGGGTGGCAGCCCCTTTCTGTGCCGGCCTGCTCGGCGAGATGGGTGCGGACGTGATCAAGATCGAACAGCCGGGCACGGGCGACTTCATGCGCGGAATCGGCCCGTTCGTGGACTCCACCGAGGGTGACTACTCGCTCTTCTGGGCCGTGGAAGGCCGCGGGCGCCGTTCGGTGGCCCTCGACCTGCGCCACGCCGAGGGCCAGGCCGTGTTCAGGCAGCTGGCACGGCAGTGCGACGTGGTGGTCGAGAACTTCCGGCCCGGCACCCTCGAACGCTGGAACATCGGGCCCGCCTCGCTCGCCGATCATCTCGTGGTGGTGAGGATCTCGGCATTCGGCCAGGACGGTCCCAACTCCCAGAGACCCGGACTCGACCGGCTCGGGATCGGCTACGGCGGGCTCCTCTCACTGACTGGCGAACCGGACCGGCCGCCGGTGCGCCCGGGCGTGACCGTGAGTGACTACCTGACCGGCAGCTTCGCCGCCCAGGCTGCGACCGCGGCCCTCTACCGCCGCGACAACCGCCGCACGGGCACCGGAACCGGTGCAGTGGTCGACGCGTGCCTCTACGCTTCGGTACTTCGGATCCTGGAGTGGACCATCGCGGCGTACGACCGACTCGGCACGGTGCGCGAACGCGAGGGCAACCGCCTGGGAACCTCGGCGCCACTCGACAACTACCTGTGTGCGGATGGCCGGTACGTGTGCCTGGTCGCCGGCTCCGACGCCAACTTCACCCGGCTGTGCAACGCCATGGGCCGGTCGGACCTGCTCGATGACCCCCGCTTCACCACCCTGGCCGACCGTGCCAGGCACAGCGACGAGATCAACGGGATCGTCGCCGACTGGGCTGCGCAACTCACCGGGGCCGAGGTGGAACACCGTGCGATTGAGCACGACGTTCCGGTGGCCACCGCCTACAGCGCTGCCGACATCGCTGCAGACGAACACATGGCAGACCGCGGCGATCTCGTCAGCGTGGACGATCCCGTCGCTGGACCGGTCCGACAACAGGCTCCGGCGACCCGGTTCGTCGGGGAATCACGACCTGCACCCACCGGCGCGCCGCGGCTCGGTGAGCACACGCTCGAGGTTCTCACCTCGATTGCGGGAATCAGCAACGCAGAGGTCTCCGAACTCCTACGGGCAGGCACCGCCCAACAGTGGGGTCCTCCCGACCGGCCTTAG
- a CDS encoding enoyl-CoA hydratase translates to MSDSHDQQPQQTMDNGTVTYSVDGHVATVTMRRPDIANALDAAMIEDLDEALATAEADDGVRVIILAGEGRHFCSGHDLAELMAAEEHWAAMRDTPEGKLEHETSMYLEPCLRWRNTAKVTIAAVQGACAAAGLMLACMCDLIVAGDDAKFSNPVLRMSGAGVELLVEPWELGARRAKEFLLCARKLSAAEAESAGMVNRVVPTADLMTAASALAAEVALVPPVTATAVKGTINFTLDRQGQADSWKHHFMVHQFVSATDTATSMSARRSEGGMDAVKAEQDGKPH, encoded by the coding sequence ATGAGCGACAGCCACGACCAACAGCCGCAACAGACGATGGACAACGGAACCGTCACATACTCGGTCGACGGACACGTCGCGACCGTCACGATGCGGCGGCCAGATATCGCCAACGCCCTGGACGCCGCGATGATCGAGGACCTCGACGAGGCACTCGCCACGGCCGAGGCCGACGACGGCGTGCGCGTGATCATCCTTGCGGGCGAAGGTCGGCATTTCTGCTCAGGGCATGACCTTGCGGAACTGATGGCCGCCGAGGAGCACTGGGCTGCGATGCGCGACACGCCCGAGGGCAAGCTCGAACACGAGACCTCCATGTACCTGGAGCCGTGCCTGCGATGGCGCAACACCGCCAAGGTCACGATCGCGGCCGTGCAGGGAGCGTGCGCCGCGGCAGGGCTGATGCTCGCCTGCATGTGCGACCTGATCGTCGCCGGTGATGACGCGAAGTTCTCCAATCCCGTGTTGCGGATGAGTGGTGCCGGGGTCGAACTGCTGGTGGAGCCCTGGGAACTGGGCGCACGAAGGGCAAAGGAGTTCCTGTTGTGTGCCCGAAAGCTCTCAGCTGCAGAGGCGGAGTCGGCCGGCATGGTGAACCGCGTGGTTCCGACCGCCGACCTGATGACCGCCGCGTCCGCACTGGCAGCCGAAGTGGCCCTCGTGCCTCCGGTCACTGCCACCGCTGTGAAGGGCACCATCAACTTCACGCTCGACCGCCAAGGCCAGGCCGACTCGTGGAAGCACCACTTCATGGTCCACCAGTTCGTATCAGCCACCGACACCGCAACCTCCATGTCGGCGCGGCGCAGCGAGGGCGGAATGGACGCCGTGAAGGCGGAACAGGACGGCAAGCCGCACTGA
- a CDS encoding SDR family NAD(P)-dependent oxidoreductase: MAIELAGRTALVTGASSGIGAATAQALAARQVRLGLLARREDRLAEVADRCIALGAPEVRILGADLADLGSLESVVNAAEDHLDGIDVLVNNAGRPMRRRVAELTPAEVELTMAVNYFAPVRLTLLALPHMLRRGSGCVVNVSSVGGRIPITGEAAYCGSKAALCGFSETLAVELAGTGVDVRLIIPGPIDTEIWDQPGQDDHFYDGELEPPSTVADGIVAAMEGDRIEHWLPDLEPVARIKYADLDGFVASMVEATTADP, encoded by the coding sequence ATGGCTATCGAACTCGCCGGACGCACCGCCTTGGTCACCGGCGCCAGCTCCGGCATCGGAGCCGCTACCGCCCAAGCACTTGCAGCAAGGCAAGTGCGCCTCGGCCTGCTGGCGCGCCGGGAGGACCGACTCGCGGAAGTTGCCGACCGTTGCATCGCGCTGGGCGCCCCTGAGGTGAGGATCCTCGGCGCAGACCTCGCGGACCTCGGGTCGCTCGAGTCGGTCGTCAACGCCGCAGAGGATCATCTCGATGGCATCGATGTGCTGGTCAACAATGCCGGGCGACCGATGCGCCGGCGCGTGGCCGAACTGACGCCGGCCGAGGTGGAGCTCACCATGGCCGTCAACTACTTCGCGCCGGTACGACTCACCCTGCTGGCGCTTCCGCACATGCTGCGCCGCGGGAGCGGCTGCGTCGTCAACGTCTCCAGCGTGGGCGGCCGCATTCCGATCACGGGTGAAGCCGCCTACTGCGGCTCCAAGGCGGCGCTGTGCGGGTTCTCCGAGACCCTTGCCGTAGAGCTGGCCGGCACCGGCGTGGATGTGCGCCTGATCATCCCGGGACCGATCGATACCGAGATCTGGGACCAGCCCGGCCAGGACGACCACTTCTACGACGGGGAGCTGGAACCACCATCCACCGTCGCAGACGGAATCGTGGCCGCCATGGAGGGCGACCGCATCGAGCACTGGCTGCCGGACCTCGAGCCCGTCGCCCGGATCAAGTACGCCGACCTCGACGGCTTCGTGGCGAGCATGGTCGAGGCGACCACGGCCGACCCATGA
- a CDS encoding fasciclin domain-containing protein: MRHAPRSKPIQLLLALLLAMSLVAAACSDTDSEESDSDATSEEPVGETKDQVDSEEQEELEEDAAAGEEGPENVAVDETAMSPGNNMGSPPEGDTAELNIAEIAAGTADVSILTRLVITAGLFPTVRDGGPFTVFAPINEAFGAIPNATLEALRADRAAQADIILNHVVAGTVTTEDLEAMSGGTLETANGKQLLVEASGADITVGGATIVLPDVAASNGMVHAVDSVIAEPNG; encoded by the coding sequence ATGCGACATGCCCCTCGTTCCAAGCCAATCCAGCTCCTCCTCGCCCTGCTCTTGGCGATGTCACTGGTCGCCGCCGCCTGCAGCGACACCGACTCCGAGGAGAGTGACTCCGACGCAACCAGCGAGGAGCCGGTCGGCGAGACCAAGGACCAGGTCGACTCCGAGGAGCAGGAAGAGCTCGAAGAGGACGCCGCTGCAGGCGAGGAAGGCCCCGAGAATGTCGCGGTCGACGAGACCGCCATGTCGCCGGGCAACAACATGGGCTCACCGCCCGAAGGCGACACCGCTGAGCTCAACATCGCCGAGATCGCTGCCGGCACGGCCGACGTGTCCATCCTCACGCGACTCGTGATAACCGCGGGATTGTTCCCGACCGTTCGAGACGGTGGCCCGTTCACCGTGTTCGCCCCGATCAACGAGGCATTCGGCGCGATCCCTAACGCCACCCTCGAGGCACTCCGCGCCGACCGCGCCGCACAGGCCGACATCATCCTCAACCACGTGGTGGCCGGCACCGTCACCACCGAGGACCTCGAGGCCATGAGCGGCGGCACGCTCGAGACGGCCAACGGCAAGCAGTTGCTCGTCGAAGCCAGCGGAGCGGACATCACCGTGGGCGGAGCCACGATCGTGCTGCCGGACGTGGCCGCCTCCAACGGCATGGTCCACGCCGTCGACAGCGTCATCGCCGAACCCAACGGCTGA
- a CDS encoding acyl-CoA/acyl-ACP dehydrogenase, giving the protein MEFTLGDEQQALAETAAQFLADQAPGAYVREMVDAGGPDPLGITAELWQRMVDMGWVGLLVPEANGGTGMGMLEMMVVLEAMGRLPLPGPFLSSAVLATRAAEALGLSDRLDSLATGTTRGTVALDESGSGDVVDRTRTRASRKSGAWRLSGTKTVVLDGHSADWVLVPARTQAGIQSFVIEAPRATLEPGLDVTRHISRLELDAVPAEPVGPEGDHSDIWRRVADDVAVALCAELLGTMQASFDLAVEYAKVRVQFDRPIATFQATKHKAAELLERIELSRVGVHYAAWAIDAQEPVRSEAAAMVKAFAGKAASEVTGEGIQIHGGVGFTWECDAHLHYRRAKANDLLLGGHSAWRKKVADSYLGAC; this is encoded by the coding sequence ATGGAGTTCACCCTTGGCGACGAGCAGCAGGCGTTGGCGGAGACGGCGGCACAGTTCCTGGCCGACCAGGCGCCGGGCGCGTACGTGCGCGAGATGGTCGATGCCGGCGGGCCGGACCCACTCGGCATCACTGCCGAGCTCTGGCAGCGCATGGTCGACATGGGCTGGGTCGGACTGCTCGTTCCCGAGGCCAACGGCGGCACCGGGATGGGCATGCTCGAGATGATGGTGGTGCTCGAGGCGATGGGCCGCCTACCACTGCCCGGTCCGTTCCTCTCCTCGGCCGTGCTCGCCACCCGCGCCGCGGAGGCTCTGGGCCTCTCGGATCGTCTCGACTCGCTCGCCACCGGGACCACTCGCGGGACAGTGGCGCTCGATGAGTCGGGCAGCGGCGACGTCGTCGACCGCACCCGGACGCGCGCCTCGCGCAAGTCCGGGGCCTGGCGGCTCAGTGGAACCAAGACCGTGGTGCTCGACGGTCACAGTGCCGACTGGGTGCTCGTGCCGGCGCGCACGCAGGCCGGCATCCAGTCGTTCGTGATCGAGGCGCCGCGAGCGACCCTCGAGCCGGGTCTGGACGTGACGCGTCACATCTCCCGACTCGAGCTCGACGCCGTGCCGGCCGAACCGGTGGGTCCCGAAGGAGACCACAGCGACATCTGGCGGCGCGTCGCCGACGATGTGGCGGTTGCGCTGTGCGCTGAGTTGCTGGGCACGATGCAGGCCAGCTTCGACCTGGCCGTGGAGTACGCCAAGGTGAGGGTGCAGTTCGACCGCCCCATTGCCACCTTCCAGGCCACGAAGCACAAGGCGGCGGAGCTGCTCGAGCGCATCGAGCTGAGCCGGGTGGGAGTCCACTACGCGGCCTGGGCAATCGACGCGCAGGAGCCGGTGCGCTCGGAGGCCGCGGCGATGGTGAAGGCGTTTGCAGGCAAGGCTGCGAGCGAGGTGACCGGGGAGGGCATCCAGATCCACGGCGGGGTGGGCTTCACCTGGGAGTGCGATGCACACCTTCACTACCGGCGTGCCAAGGCCAACGACCTGCTGTTGGGCGGGCACAGCGCCTGGCGGAAGAAGGTGGCCGACAGCTACCTCGGCGCTTGCTGA